The genome window taacttGTTTTGACTTTAATTTCATGCATTGTCATTCTTCaggcattgttgttcagtcactaagttgtgtcagactctttgcagccctgtggattgcagtacaccaggcttcctggtccttcattatctccctgagtttgctcaaactcatgtccgttgagtcagtgatgccatccaaccatctcatcctctgtcgcccccttctcctcttgccctcaatctttcccagcatcagggtcttttccaatgaggtggctatttgcatcaggtggccaaagtattggagcttcagcttcagcatcagtcctcccaatgaatatttagggctgatttccttcaggaaatcTTCAGGCATGGCAGCCCCAAAGAAAATATGACAGTTCATCTATTCATtcacaaaagattaaaaaagaaaatcaacacatTTCACGCAGTGCTCCACAATACTTCTGCTGGGTAGGACTCATAAATCCATGTCCCTGTCTCGGACACTTCAACTCATGTCTGATCCTTTCTTTAACTCGAGATTTATTGCTCTCAATTACTCCTTTTTGCCAGATTTATAAACGTAACTGTTCTTTATTTAATACCTATTTTGTACACTAGGCAACAAGACAGTAAATTTATTGTCTATGAGTTGCTACTTTGAAAAATTACATCAATGCAAAGTGATTGCTTTTCAGCCTTCCTAGCcaataaattcatttcttttttttttgtaggggATGATATGAGGTCATAGGATAATATATATAATCGCCGATCACAGAATTAGAAGAAGCAAGTTGCAGGCAACTGCTCTAACACTGGACTCTACCCCGGAGAAGGAGCAAGTTGAAAGAAGCTAAGAAGGAAGACGTCTATCTCCTGCCAATCATGTATAAGCTGGTCTCCTGCTGTTTGCTTTTCATAGGATCCTTAAATCCGCTCCTGTCTCTTCCTGTCCTtgactccaggcaagagtccctGCAGTTCTTAggtaagatgatttttttttcccttatgttaGTCTTGAACAAGTCTTCAAGGGTCTTAAATGCAAAGttaaagatgaaatgaaaattcTCTCTTAAATGAGTCTTGTTAATAGTCCCAGCTATGAAAAAAATTCTGAGGATTCTTAAGGCATGTCTCAGAGTCAAGAATGGATacagttttttcctttctaaaatataaaagtagaAGGGGAACATTGCTTATTTAACGTCACTTCTGTAATTCTGAGTTATTTtggtcagtctttttttttctgttttgaaaatggcactaaatttaaaacatcattgcttttagtctttattttaagTGAACTGGTTGAATGCAGAACTGGTTGCTCCAATTATAGATTAAAGTATTTTGATTTTATCTTatattattttaagttaaaagGCAATCATCTGACATGTGTTAcatgaaacaaaaatgttttttaaaatataaaaaagtaaccAGCTGGGACTAGGGTAGACACAGATTTCCAAgttcatttatcttttccttttggtttatatttcattcagttcaattctaagttgaattttttaaagtgtatcaGTCAAGGACATACTTACTGTGCTTTTAGCTCTTCATttaatttaagaaatgaaaaggttggggaaaaaagaaaagaaaaagttgatgTTTGGGGATTGTGTTCATAAACATTTTAACTGGattttaatttgtctttaatTGTGGGTACtttcagacatttttttaaaaaaggaaataaaactctgGTAAGCcagtaattttataatttctagtCCATAAGTTTCTCCCAAGCAGCTTTCTGATAATAGTCAAGCACTAATTCGTGCACTATTAATCACTTTCCAGAGTCACTGAACTCAGAAGTGGCAGTCATCTTAATGGTTAAAATGAGCATTAACTTTATCGAAtttctgctatttaaaaaaaaaactttgaaaagcaTAAGGTGAAATGAAGAATGAATATTCAGATATTACTGACATCCTCAAAAAATTACATGtcattattatgattttttaaaaacttgagtgAGTGTAGCATCCCCTTTCCAATTCTTAATAGGTGGCAGCTTACCTTAGCGTTTTTGCCTGACTTTTTTCCTACTTACTTGTTTCTCCATAAATGATCCTTCCCTGGCAGCtgagcaatgcaagagactctggttcaatccctgggttgggaaggtcccctggagaaagaaacggtaacctgctccagtattcttgcttgaaaaattccatggacaggggagtctggtgggtcgcagaagagtcggacatgacttggcaactgtaaacaaacaacaacaaaacaaatgatCCTTCATGACAAAAATATTGATATGCAGCCAAACTTTGTAGACTTTCATTAACATTCTTCAGAAGTACCATGAAGCCTTCATGATGGCTTGCTTTTTATTCTCCAATCAAGGTTGGAGCTGAGGATTTGAAAGCCTTAGTGAAGCAGGCAGATTTTACAGGACTCCCTGGGGGTTCTGATCACCTCATGGCAGAAACTGGCCAAGAGAACAATCTGGACTCAGTATCACTCACCAGCCCTCACGCTCACCTTTTGCACACCTGACACAAACTTAACCATGTATCTTCTATGCTACCAAGCTGACCAAATTACTCACTGAAAATGTTGCTATCAACTTCTTCAAAGAAAATTGTAAAGCTGACTTGTTTCTGATCATTGTATCTAAATCTTAGAGGCCAGATAAGAGGTGATGTTATCCTATTTACTTtaggtgtgtgtgagtgagtcactcagttgtgtccaactgtttgtcaACACCATGGGTattagcccaccagtctcctctgtccatgggattctccaggcaagaacactggagtggttgctattgccttctccaggggatcttcctgacccagggatcaaacctgggtcttctgcattgcagacagattctttactgtctgaaccaccaggtcAGAAGAACATAAAAAGCCCGTCTTTTAGAAAACCACTCCTTTACTTTTCCTCTAACTCCAATTTCGCCACCCCTATATctaaaagcaaaaggcaaatgaTAGCAGTAGGTaaacagagatgaagaagaaTCACTTTGTAAGTGGGAATGTTTTTTCACTCATCCTGTGGCTCAGCctaatccactctttttttttaaaatttttaaaatttttaatttctttactttttggattatgtgggatcttagttccctgaccaggctttgaacccacaccccctgcagtggaagtgcgaagtcttaaccactggaccaccagggcagtcccagccCTACCTTCTTATTCAGGGTGGTGAGCGTCCAGCAAGGCTGTGCAGGCAGGAGGAGTCAGAATGAGACCCGCACCTCCTGATTTCCTGTTCTGCTGGCTTGCAAACTGGACTGTAGCGTTTCCACTTGGCTGTTCAAATACTGCTAATGACAAACCATGAACTCAGGATTTGAAATCTGTCTAGTACTAGCTTCCTGTTCCTGGTgcatgctcatgctcagtcactcagttgtgtcccactctttgtgaccccatgagctatagcccaccagcctcctctgtccatgggatttcccaggcaacaacactggagtgggttgccatttcctcctccaggggatcttcccaacccagagacagaacctgtgtctcctgcattacaggcaaattcttaaccactgagccccctggaagCCCCTCCCTGTCCCTGGTACCTCCCTAAAGACAATGGTTCTTTACTCCCTAAAGAACTGAAGCAGGAGCTGACACTAATATCAATCATTGCTCTGTGTAGCACCTGAAGATGTCAGATCAACTCTGGATGAGCTGGAAAGAGCGTCTCTTCTGCAGATGCTGCCAGAGATGTCAGGCGCAGAGACAGGAGAGGGTCTTAGGAACGCAGGTAAAATGACTCGTGCTTACAGGCTGTCTGATTTCTTTGCTACTGGATTTACTCTGAGTGGTCACACTCTCCCCTCCTGCATACAgtcttcctctgccatcttctgtctcctttttctCAGCAACTCCTTGCAAGCATCCTTCTCTGCTTGGCCCCTCTGcatatttgttctctgtatgatttttggggtggcggggggctgcaaggggagggaagaagagcATTATCCCAGTTTTCAGTAAGTACAATTTATAATTTACTTCCCACTTAGGTGAGTTAATCTATCTGTATCTCAGTTTCTTAAACCAGTACACaggaatgattaaaaaaacaaaatccccATCTCATGGGGTTACTGAGAAGATTCGATGAGGAAATGCAAGCAAAATGTTCATCACAAACAAAATAACCCATAAAATGTCAGCTTTTACTGTTTTCTCAGTGACAGCATTCCTCCTAGCACAGATACAACTGCTCAGAACGTTCTGGAGTCTTTTAATAGCTTTGGTTTTGTAGAAAGAAATTCATTTGTAATAAAGTATTGTTGACAACTACCAAACTGCTAACTCACTGAGGAAGATGCAGTGCCCTTTGTGAACTCTGGAGGCTAGAAGAGAGCCAAGTGCTTGCCTATCTTCCTTCAAATAAATATCATTGTGGtgtgaagaaaggaaaaccaGGAACTAGACATGATTTAGTAATctattttgtgtgttttaaataagacaaggataaaatgaaaataatagatcTGATAATGAATGGTTTCAAAATACTGTTTTCCAGATCCCATTACCAACATTTTTTACCCAAGAGGAAACATGAGAGAGGTAAGTAGGTCCTATATGGGAGCTAGGTTAAAAAAGGTGAACATTTCTATGCCTTGACTTTCGAGGAGCCTCAATACGAACCAGTCAAGCCTTCTCAGTACAAATCTTAACACCCAGTATTATTTCAAggcattatttttttccaaattttgatCCATGTAAAATGTGGATACAACAAGAACTTACCTAGTTCATCTCTGATAAATGATCATAACAAGTTTTAGAGAATCAGAAATAGATAAGGCCTTGCCCTCAAGTCTGTCATCCACGTGGGCTGTGTCATTGGTTATCTTCACTGGGTCCAAGGACCAGCAGTACTGGCGTCACTTGGAAGCTTGTGAGAAAAGCAGACTCACCCCACCCCTCAGCACCTACTCAATCAAGATCTGCATCTTAACAGGACTCCCCCACATGGTTTGTATGCAGAGTAAAGTTCGAAAAGCACTGTCATATAATATCCAAACGGAAGAAAGACATGGTCAAAACACTGAGAGGGAATCTTTGTGGGAAA of Capricornis sumatraensis isolate serow.1 chromosome 14, serow.2, whole genome shotgun sequence contains these proteins:
- the UTS2 gene encoding urotensin-2; translation: MYKLVSCCLLFIGSLNPLLSLPVLDSRQESLQFLAPEDVRSTLDELERASLLQMLPEMSGAETGEGLRNADPITNIFYPRGNMRKFQAFSGQDPKLFLSDLLSRIRKQSKKRGPSSECFWKYCV